One Candidatus Methylomirabilota bacterium genomic window, TCGAGGTCGTGCAGCCGAAGGAAGAGCAGGGTCTCCCGCCAGGTGAGCGTGCCGAACATCCCGTGCTCGATCTTCTGGTCGAGCCGTGCCATCGGATCGGCCCGCAGGACACGCTCGAAGAGCACCTCGCGGTCGCGCTCGAGCACCGCCCACCATTCTTGCGCGGTGTGCCGCGCGGCGCTCTTCTGGGGCCGGTCCTGGCCCGGCTCGATCGGAGCGAGCCCGTCGAGCACCCGCTTGATCTGATCGCCGAAGTGGTTCCCGGCCTCGACGAC contains:
- a CDS encoding DinB family protein; the protein is MSDEEARIRNYLEAQGAKLSPAAIIEKVRAAMAELRAGAESVPPARFQDRPAPEEWSGNEVMAHVVEAGNHFGDQIKRVLDGLAPIEPGQDRPQKSAARHTAQEWWAVLERDREVLFERVLRADPMARLDQKIEHGMFGTLTWRETLLFLRLHDLDHARQLDKIAAALG